Proteins co-encoded in one Polaromonas vacuolata genomic window:
- a CDS encoding beta strand repeat-containing protein yields the protein MAVSITSQNRVDVSNLYVALFGRAPDGDGLGFWTNLLANGTSVSSVADTMFATAPARAFFPSFNTNQETIASFYVNVLGRTADTDGLAFWTAKLNATGATPGSVISQMIAVVTTYTGTDAAGLLSQSLFNNKGTVALAYGVSNGSVAGAQTILVGVDATAASVTAATAKITAGAGAAGATFTLTTGVDTFTGTAGNDTFNATNATLTSFDNINGAAGADVFNYADTTAVNFALPAAVTLSNLENIVVSRTATGGGTGAVAITNTTFGTGVTSLGYNEASLAANMTAATAAVTLNSATDVTVAATGTGVFTTVAVTDTSTTSSSTGNTLKNVTATGSTGAITLTGNGITGVTLNNDAGLATVTAAAGTRALTVNTAGTVGHGGLTDATATTLSINNTGIATLGTFTAAKATTVNYTSSAANTSATIAAVLATTLNVSGSKLATVALTTNNALTTVNVTGTAGLTLTATTNAATDYAVLTLIDTSGTTGVLTATVLGTGTAVTGGAGNDIVTVGATTKAISLGGGTAIAAVAGVSNAIAAGNTVILSTGTTALGLGGSINGGTGAADILSLTAADAATLSTAGAVQTAFKAAVTGFEQLSLTGIGASATYNSKGFGTFDTVNITGAAQTTNISNLASGESINITGANTGITTSGTTGSGSADVLKVGLNNIAVGITAFGSLTTPNVEIINITTTDTALTPVGYADTLTIVDTAMTTLTVAGTSGLALTFAGTALTSIDASGITKAGGFSYTAGALQYASTFKGSLLGGDTINAGSALAAVSITETAGTNTITGSSTIGSTLTGGSGADTIVGGSGIDTITGGAGIDVITGGAGIDVITGGAGADVITLGTGADIVRYEVIATSTSATGANVDKITDFVAGIDKINFTGSGGGLNTTLTGVTINTGTAATATMAAAVANTTSVATIADVYSALAAYTTLTASNAAGTATVAQVYTFANGAAAGTYLVVNDATLGFQAATDVVINLTGLSGTFSGTDITYTV from the coding sequence ATGGCTGTTTCTATTACCTCGCAAAACCGCGTAGATGTATCCAATCTATATGTGGCCTTGTTCGGCCGCGCACCTGATGGCGATGGCCTGGGCTTTTGGACCAACTTGCTCGCCAACGGCACTTCGGTGTCTTCGGTTGCTGACACCATGTTCGCTACCGCACCTGCGCGCGCATTCTTCCCTTCGTTCAACACCAATCAAGAAACCATTGCTAGTTTCTACGTCAACGTGTTGGGCCGCACTGCTGACACCGATGGTCTGGCTTTCTGGACTGCCAAGCTGAACGCTACTGGTGCTACGCCAGGTTCGGTTATTTCACAAATGATTGCAGTAGTTACTACCTACACAGGTACTGATGCTGCTGGCCTGTTGTCACAGAGCTTGTTCAATAACAAAGGTACCGTTGCTTTGGCCTACGGCGTGAGCAATGGCTCTGTTGCTGGTGCACAGACAATTTTGGTGGGTGTGGATGCTACTGCTGCTTCTGTGACTGCTGCTACTGCTAAGATTACTGCTGGTGCTGGTGCTGCTGGTGCTACTTTCACGCTCACTACTGGTGTGGATACCTTCACTGGCACTGCTGGCAACGACACGTTCAATGCGACGAATGCGACCTTGACTTCGTTTGACAATATCAACGGTGCTGCTGGTGCTGATGTATTCAATTATGCGGATACAACCGCTGTTAATTTTGCTTTGCCTGCTGCTGTAACTTTGTCAAATCTTGAAAATATTGTTGTAAGCCGTACTGCAACTGGTGGCGGTACTGGCGCGGTTGCAATCACAAACACGACCTTTGGAACAGGCGTAACGTCACTTGGATATAACGAAGCAAGTCTTGCTGCTAATATGACTGCCGCAACCGCAGCAGTAACGCTTAATAGCGCGACAGATGTTACGGTTGCGGCAACAGGTACGGGTGTCTTTACCACCGTTGCTGTTACAGATACCTCGACTACGTCATCCTCCACGGGCAACACCTTAAAGAATGTTACCGCTACTGGTAGTACTGGCGCTATCACCCTTACCGGCAATGGCATTACTGGCGTGACTCTGAATAACGACGCTGGCTTGGCAACAGTAACTGCGGCGGCTGGTACTCGTGCGCTGACCGTCAATACGGCTGGTACTGTTGGTCATGGCGGTCTGACAGATGCAACTGCGACGACACTGTCGATCAACAATACCGGTATTGCTACTCTGGGCACCTTTACGGCTGCCAAAGCGACTACTGTTAACTACACTTCCAGCGCAGCAAACACATCAGCTACGATTGCGGCTGTCTTGGCTACGACTTTGAATGTTAGCGGTTCGAAATTGGCTACGGTCGCCCTCACGACGAACAACGCTCTGACGACAGTCAATGTCACCGGAACTGCTGGGTTGACCCTGACGGCCACAACGAATGCAGCAACAGATTATGCTGTTCTCACCTTAATTGATACCTCGGGCACAACGGGTGTTCTTACTGCCACTGTCTTGGGTACTGGAACGGCTGTAACCGGTGGTGCTGGTAACGACATCGTTACTGTAGGTGCGACCACCAAGGCTATTTCTTTGGGTGGTGGTACAGCTATTGCAGCAGTTGCAGGTGTGTCAAATGCTATTGCGGCTGGCAATACAGTTATCCTTTCCACGGGCACGACGGCTCTTGGCCTGGGTGGCTCAATTAATGGTGGAACAGGTGCTGCTGACATTCTGTCACTGACTGCCGCTGACGCTGCAACCTTGTCCACGGCGGGTGCTGTTCAGACCGCATTTAAAGCTGCTGTGACAGGTTTCGAGCAGTTGTCACTGACGGGTATTGGCGCTAGCGCGACATATAACAGCAAGGGCTTTGGTACTTTCGACACTGTCAACATTACCGGTGCCGCACAAACTACAAATATCAGCAACCTGGCTTCAGGTGAATCCATCAACATTACCGGTGCAAACACGGGTATCACAACATCGGGTACCACTGGTTCGGGATCTGCGGATGTGCTGAAGGTTGGCCTTAATAATATCGCGGTAGGTATTACTGCTTTTGGGAGCCTGACTACGCCTAACGTAGAAATTATCAACATCACAACGACGGATACGGCACTTACCCCGGTTGGTTACGCTGATACGTTGACGATTGTGGATACGGCGATGACGACACTTACCGTCGCGGGTACCAGCGGTTTGGCACTGACCTTCGCCGGTACTGCTCTTACCTCAATCGACGCAAGCGGCATTACCAAGGCTGGCGGCTTTAGTTATACCGCCGGTGCGTTGCAATATGCATCAACGTTTAAGGGTAGCTTGCTGGGTGGAGACACGATCAATGCCGGAAGTGCATTGGCCGCTGTCAGCATCACTGAAACAGCCGGAACGAACACCATTACGGGTAGCTCGACAATTGGCAGCACGCTGACAGGTGGTTCGGGTGCCGATACCATCGTCGGTGGTTCTGGTATTGACACAATCACCGGTGGTGCCGGTATTGACGTCATCACCGGTGGTGCCGGTATTGACGTCATCACCGGTGGTGCTGGTGCTGACGTTATTACGCTGGGTACCGGTGCGGACATTGTCCGCTACGAGGTGATTGCAACTTCAACCAGTGCAACAGGTGCTAACGTTGACAAAATCACTGACTTTGTGGCCGGTATTGACAAGATCAACTTTACTGGGTCAGGCGGTGGTTTGAATACGACGTTGACTGGCGTTACCATCAATACAGGTACTGCAGCTACCGCGACTATGGCAGCCGCTGTAGCAAATACCACTTCAGTGGCTACTATTGCTGACGTGTACTCAGCCCTTGCTGCTTACACTACGCTGACAGCATCGAATGCGGCGGGTACAGCTACAGTTGCTCAAGTTTATACATTCGCTAATGGTGCCGCTGCTGGCACGTACTTGGTTGTGAATGATGCAACGCTGGGCTTCCAAGCTGCGACCGACGTTGTTATCAACCTGACCGGTCTGTCTGGAACCTTCAGCGGTACTGACATCACTTACACCGTTTAA
- a CDS encoding tetratricopeptide repeat protein yields MLSSGVAWSQDSSNPKPPSSTNISSLTQQINASQDPDQLYQLGLNALANNQPDLARQALERVVGLDPRFAGAWLDLALATYRSGDAAAAVEHLEYLRNQFPLTPALLNQVNQWQSLWQNPQNLQTDQRSQPKSSWQGEIQLSAGYDNNANTGLSRLQIPLSLPTGSTLFDVDKAFLPRADSFSLFAATLGGPVWAFGPGNLSPVLLLRNKLYTHETGFNSLDLQPGLVYQQAAGPDSNTVAPNNYWQVNLLAQHYRLGGQTLFNGLRVAVLRNQPWHSCQRILGTEIATRAQQSVPSLSGTLYSLNAGLSCPLPGDGSKSISANLKTGFEQARADRPGGNNQSAELTLRYEQMLSPSQSLQASWQIATTADQSGYSPLLEDNAKRKLQRQTLSLGLRQSLNVDWEARLNLEFFQQRANLPLFEQQGRMLMLGLAKRFN; encoded by the coding sequence TTGCTGAGCTCTGGCGTGGCTTGGTCGCAAGACTCAAGCAACCCAAAGCCACCGTCAAGCACCAACATATCCAGTCTTACGCAGCAAATTAACGCCAGCCAAGACCCAGACCAGCTCTACCAACTCGGCCTAAACGCCTTAGCCAACAACCAACCCGACCTGGCACGACAAGCGTTAGAGCGAGTCGTTGGCCTAGACCCGCGTTTTGCCGGGGCTTGGCTAGACCTAGCGCTAGCCACCTACCGCAGCGGCGACGCCGCCGCTGCAGTTGAGCACTTGGAATACTTGCGCAACCAGTTCCCCTTAACGCCGGCTTTGCTAAACCAAGTAAACCAATGGCAAAGCCTTTGGCAAAACCCGCAAAACCTTCAAACCGATCAGCGCAGCCAGCCCAAGTCCAGCTGGCAGGGGGAAATCCAGCTCAGCGCCGGCTATGACAACAACGCCAACACCGGCCTTTCGCGTTTGCAAATCCCGCTCAGCCTACCCACAGGCAGCACATTGTTTGATGTGGACAAAGCCTTTTTGCCACGCGCCGACAGCTTTTCTTTGTTCGCCGCCACATTGGGTGGCCCAGTCTGGGCATTCGGGCCGGGCAATCTCAGCCCTGTGTTGCTGCTGCGCAACAAGCTATACACCCATGAAACTGGCTTTAACAGCCTAGACCTGCAACCCGGTTTGGTCTACCAACAAGCCGCTGGGCCGGACTCAAACACAGTGGCACCGAACAATTACTGGCAAGTCAATCTGCTGGCCCAGCACTACCGCTTGGGCGGCCAGACCCTGTTTAACGGTCTGCGCGTGGCCGTGCTGCGCAACCAGCCTTGGCACAGCTGCCAGCGCATACTGGGCACAGAGATAGCAACGCGCGCCCAACAGAGCGTACCCAGCCTAAGCGGCACGCTCTACAGCCTGAACGCCGGCCTGAGCTGCCCACTACCCGGCGACGGGAGCAAAAGCATTAGCGCCAACCTTAAAACCGGCTTTGAGCAAGCCAGAGCTGACCGCCCCGGCGGCAACAACCAAAGCGCCGAATTAACCCTGCGCTATGAGCAAATGCTAAGCCCCAGCCAAAGCCTGCAGGCAAGCTGGCAAATCGCCACCACAGCCGACCAAAGCGGCTACAGCCCGCTGCTAGAAGACAACGCCAAGCGCAAACTGCAGCGCCAAACCCTCAGCCTAGGCCTGCGCCAAAGCCTAAACGTCGACTGGGAAGCCCGACTCAATTTAGAGTTTTTTCAGCAGCGGGCGAATTTGCCTTTGTTCGAGCAGCAAGGCCGCATGCTGATGCTGGGACTAGCTAAGCGCTTTAATTAA
- a CDS encoding FecR family protein, translated as MQTANAQKAVTEAPIIGSITFQVGDTRLERNGSSTPLTKGQTLKVGDRLLTGPDGHIHARMIDNGFIAVRPMAKLQIQSYTYAPQDPSANRVGLMLESGVARTISGKAGEAAREHYRFNTPVAAIGLRGTDYVVQALPDATRVSVLKGAVTMSAFGPSCLLSTLSPCTGPLTRELAAGIPQAYMEVRAQGGLPTIVVPESGKDGPNKASPPRPEELHVLSERELAQTTALASEVLRTSTAQPVQPTQPIQPLPPATRPEIAWGRWSNVALPNTPTVVSVLTDDREITFGNALFGLVRPSNSNAFPSTGVIGMNYQGGEAYLQTTQPGQTQTLAPAQLGNTNLQLDFNKRQFSTQLNVTAQGITHPLNAQGSIHSQGLLLVDPSRSNMNLAGVLSNNANEAGYLFDASLSPTQNLVGATRWSR; from the coding sequence TTGCAGACAGCTAACGCACAAAAAGCGGTCACCGAAGCGCCCATCATAGGCAGCATCACCTTTCAGGTCGGCGACACCCGGCTAGAGCGCAACGGCAGCAGCACCCCCCTCACCAAAGGCCAAACCCTAAAAGTAGGCGACCGCCTGCTCACCGGCCCAGACGGCCACATACATGCACGCATGATTGACAACGGCTTCATCGCCGTGCGGCCCATGGCCAAGCTACAAATTCAGTCTTACACCTACGCCCCGCAAGACCCCAGCGCCAACCGCGTCGGCTTGATGCTCGAATCCGGTGTTGCCCGCACCATCTCCGGCAAGGCCGGCGAAGCCGCACGCGAACACTACCGCTTTAACACCCCCGTCGCCGCCATAGGTCTGCGCGGCACCGACTATGTGGTCCAAGCCCTGCCAGACGCCACCCGCGTCTCGGTATTAAAAGGCGCAGTAACTATGAGTGCTTTTGGCCCAAGCTGCCTACTCAGCACCTTATCCCCCTGCACCGGCCCGCTCACGCGTGAGCTAGCAGCCGGCATTCCCCAAGCCTATATGGAAGTACGCGCCCAAGGCGGCCTACCTACCATCGTGGTGCCCGAAAGCGGCAAGGACGGTCCGAATAAAGCTTCTCCGCCCCGCCCAGAAGAACTCCACGTACTGTCTGAGCGCGAGCTAGCACAAACCACCGCCCTAGCCAGCGAGGTGCTGCGTACCTCCACTGCGCAGCCGGTTCAACCAACACAACCCATTCAACCCCTGCCGCCCGCAACCCGCCCAGAAATTGCTTGGGGCCGCTGGAGCAACGTCGCCCTGCCCAACACACCGACTGTCGTCAGTGTGTTGACCGACGACCGCGAGATCACCTTCGGCAACGCCTTATTCGGTTTGGTCCGCCCCAGCAACTCCAACGCTTTTCCCAGCACCGGCGTAATCGGCATGAACTACCAAGGCGGCGAAGCCTATTTGCAAACCACCCAACCAGGCCAGACGCAAACCCTCGCCCCGGCTCAATTGGGCAACACCAACTTGCAGTTGGACTTCAATAAGCGCCAGTTCTCAACCCAGCTCAATGTCACCGCACAGGGCATTACCCACCCGCTCAATGCCCAAGGCAGCATACACAGCCAAGGCCTGTTGCTGGTTGACCCTAGCCGTTCAAATATGAATTTGGCTGGCGTCCTGAGTAACAACGCCAACGAAGCCGGCTATCTGTTTGATGCCAGCTTGAGCCCCACTCAAAACCTGGTCGGTGCCACGCGCTGGAGCCGCTGA
- a CDS encoding acyltransferase family protein, whose amino-acid sequence MLGTLRLLLALAVAASHTNLRMFGLNPGVMAVVGFYLISGYVMAGLIRRHYSQGAQAPAFYLDRAIRLLPQYLFYAGLTLAWYGFTQANTQFLSHAPSAGDLVNNLLIIPLNYYMYNGSDGYTLIPPAWSLGAEVQFYLLAPWLLVWPKRLLAFGLLSLSVYLAALAGIINSDWFGYRLLPGVLLFFLLGAWLQGLHQQGQQRQAQAMTLGVAALATLAIGLLFINGNLRQPYNFETLLGLIFGLLLLQALATRPRTRWDGLAGDISYGVFLNHFLIIWTFYPQGVSSSQLPGFLALSMALSCLSQRLVEQSLLKLRHRFRKTH is encoded by the coding sequence ATGCTAGGCACGCTACGCCTTTTGCTTGCCTTAGCGGTTGCCGCCAGCCATACCAATCTACGCATGTTCGGGCTAAACCCCGGCGTGATGGCGGTGGTTGGCTTTTACCTGATTTCTGGCTACGTCATGGCCGGCCTTATCCGCCGCCATTACAGCCAGGGCGCGCAAGCCCCGGCGTTTTACCTAGACCGCGCCATTCGCTTGCTGCCGCAATACCTGTTCTACGCCGGCCTCACGCTGGCTTGGTATGGCTTCACCCAAGCTAACACCCAATTCCTTAGCCACGCCCCTAGCGCGGGCGACTTGGTGAACAACTTACTAATCATCCCGCTCAACTACTACATGTACAACGGCAGCGATGGCTACACCCTCATCCCGCCGGCTTGGTCTTTAGGTGCAGAAGTACAGTTTTACCTGCTCGCCCCTTGGCTACTGGTCTGGCCCAAACGCCTGCTGGCCTTTGGCTTGCTGAGCCTAAGCGTCTACCTAGCCGCCTTGGCCGGCATCATCAACAGCGACTGGTTTGGCTACCGTCTGCTGCCCGGCGTACTGCTGTTTTTTTTACTTGGCGCTTGGCTGCAAGGCCTGCATCAGCAAGGCCAGCAACGCCAAGCACAGGCCATGACACTAGGCGTAGCCGCACTGGCCACGTTGGCCATAGGCCTGCTCTTTATCAACGGCAATCTGCGTCAGCCGTATAACTTTGAAACCCTGCTTGGCCTTATTTTTGGCCTGCTGCTATTGCAAGCCCTAGCCACGCGCCCTCGCACCCGCTGGGATGGCTTGGCTGGCGACATCTCCTACGGAGTGTTTTTGAATCACTTTCTGATTATTTGGACGTTTTACCCCCAAGGCGTGAGCAGCAGCCAGCTGCCCGGTTTTCTAGCCCTGAGCATGGCGCTTTCATGCTTAAGCCAACGCTTGGTAGAGCAATCCCTGCTTAAACTGCGGCACCGGTTTAGAAAAACCCATTAA
- a CDS encoding glycosyltransferase family 4 protein, with amino-acid sequence MSGTNPSVCVDVTTLIHWQRPAVGIVRVEQQLCRWLLSELPPNLHFVAFDSSKGQFKQLTHSAVQSHLDRLDSYSTAQHVTAQQALPNLEERLRRKALSLLSFVPAPWRLSAYRQLLKARPIIHTWVKLARRVRSKLKSNAAVQTPAEDNTFFELPRGSTYISLGLDWNYKDMAQIYRIKKAQDLKLLLFCYDIIPIRLPHLCVADVSRQFAHYFVDLAWCADLILCISESSQRDLTGFLGNMSVPQPRTEVIRLGADILPGQGETGPVSEGISRFTNEPYILFVSTIERRKNHEILYRAYTRLAEEGLALPQLIFVGMPGWGVGELHADLALDPRTQGRIHALNHVNDIELAHLYQNASFTVYPSLYEGWGLPVAESLAYGKFCLCANTSSLPEVGEQWVEYLDPWDLPAWVERLRFFITHPEEIAQRNAAISAGYSPHPWRQTAADIYRHACALSQS; translated from the coding sequence ATGTCCGGAACTAACCCCAGCGTCTGCGTCGACGTCACCACGCTCATCCACTGGCAGCGTCCCGCTGTCGGCATTGTCAGAGTAGAGCAGCAGCTCTGTCGCTGGCTGCTAAGCGAGTTGCCGCCCAATCTGCACTTTGTCGCCTTTGACAGCTCAAAAGGGCAATTCAAGCAGCTCACCCACAGCGCCGTTCAGTCCCACCTAGACCGGCTCGACAGCTACAGCACCGCACAGCACGTAACAGCGCAGCAAGCCTTGCCCAATTTAGAGGAAAGATTGCGCCGCAAAGCCTTGTCCTTGCTCTCCTTTGTACCGGCCCCCTGGCGACTCAGCGCCTATCGCCAGTTGCTCAAGGCCAGACCAATTATTCATACATGGGTAAAACTAGCCCGCAGAGTGCGCAGCAAACTTAAATCCAATGCCGCCGTTCAAACGCCGGCCGAAGACAACACCTTCTTTGAGCTCCCGCGCGGCAGCACCTATATCTCGCTAGGTCTTGACTGGAACTACAAAGACATGGCGCAGATCTACCGCATTAAGAAAGCGCAAGACCTCAAGCTGCTTTTGTTTTGCTACGACATCATCCCTATTCGCCTGCCGCACCTGTGTGTGGCCGACGTCTCACGCCAGTTTGCCCATTACTTTGTCGACCTCGCTTGGTGCGCCGACCTGATCTTGTGTATTTCAGAGTCAAGTCAGCGCGACTTGACTGGCTTTTTGGGCAATATGAGCGTGCCTCAGCCGCGCACCGAAGTCATTCGCCTAGGCGCTGACATCCTGCCGGGTCAAGGCGAAACCGGCCCTGTCAGCGAAGGCATTTCCCGCTTCACCAATGAGCCCTACATACTCTTTGTCTCGACCATAGAGCGCCGCAAAAACCACGAAATTCTCTACCGCGCCTACACCCGACTGGCCGAAGAAGGACTGGCGCTGCCGCAATTAATTTTTGTCGGCATGCCCGGCTGGGGCGTTGGCGAGTTGCACGCCGACCTAGCCCTAGACCCGCGCACCCAAGGCCGCATCCACGCCCTGAACCATGTGAACGACATAGAGCTAGCCCACCTCTACCAGAACGCCAGTTTCACGGTCTACCCCTCTTTGTATGAAGGCTGGGGATTGCCAGTTGCCGAGAGCCTGGCCTACGGCAAATTTTGCCTCTGCGCCAACACCTCATCGCTGCCAGAAGTCGGTGAGCAATGGGTCGAATACCTAGACCCCTGGGATTTGCCAGCGTGGGTAGAGCGTTTACGCTTTTTCATTACCCACCCAGAAGAAATTGCCCAGCGCAACGCCGCCATCAGCGCCGGCTACTCGCCCCACCCGTGGCGTCAAACCGCCGCGGACATTTATCGCCATGCCTGCGCATTAAGCCAGAGTTAA
- a CDS encoding glycosyltransferase — MRQAANIFILGSYPCQTPMHGGQIRLAEIAAAYQRTGAQVRVCSVFDETSYANQRYGPYDHIYPIHSQFRQWNAQAIPLIDDLTVGNYAALDPDAYKTLSQHLPSSVDVLHFEQPWLLPLVLRWRKEGRLNGTRLVYGSQNIEGPLKASILHQYRIPQAEAVAEEISALERSACQEADLTLAVSESDRKTLQSYTTKPVLLAANGIAAWQAKDAALKHWKAQLPTEKFALFVASAHPPNISGFFDMFGDALGFIPPDTRLVVVGSVGPHLLSHPRFQRWLPLNQSRIQVLGLIDDQALAAVKTLAHLFVLPITEGGGSNIKTAEALYSGSHVLGTPVSFRGFDNFVSLAGVHQHAQPAAFRQAVTTLLQTPSPATTPATQALRQTLLWSNTLACVEDTARAQP, encoded by the coding sequence GTGCGCCAAGCTGCCAACATCTTCATCCTAGGTTCCTACCCCTGCCAAACGCCTATGCATGGCGGTCAAATTCGGTTGGCAGAGATCGCCGCTGCCTACCAACGCACCGGCGCGCAAGTGCGCGTCTGCAGCGTGTTTGACGAAACCTCTTACGCCAATCAGCGCTACGGCCCTTACGATCACATCTACCCTATTCATAGTCAGTTTCGCCAATGGAATGCGCAAGCCATCCCCTTAATTGACGACCTCACGGTCGGCAACTATGCCGCGCTTGACCCAGATGCCTATAAAACCCTCAGCCAGCACTTGCCCTCATCGGTTGATGTTTTGCATTTTGAACAGCCTTGGTTACTCCCCTTGGTACTGCGTTGGCGCAAAGAAGGCCGGCTAAACGGCACCCGCTTGGTCTACGGCTCGCAAAATATTGAAGGCCCATTAAAAGCCTCCATACTGCACCAATACCGCATACCCCAAGCAGAGGCCGTCGCCGAGGAAATCTCCGCACTAGAGCGCTCAGCTTGCCAAGAAGCAGACCTCACATTAGCGGTCTCAGAGTCCGATCGCAAAACTTTGCAAAGCTACACCACCAAGCCAGTCCTGCTGGCCGCCAATGGCATCGCAGCCTGGCAAGCCAAAGACGCAGCCTTAAAGCACTGGAAAGCGCAGCTGCCAACCGAAAAGTTCGCCTTATTCGTCGCCAGCGCGCACCCGCCCAACATCAGCGGATTTTTTGATATGTTTGGCGATGCCCTAGGTTTTATCCCGCCAGACACGCGTTTAGTAGTGGTCGGCAGCGTAGGCCCCCATCTTTTGAGTCACCCCCGCTTTCAGCGCTGGCTGCCGCTTAATCAGTCGCGGATTCAAGTCTTAGGCCTTATCGACGACCAAGCGCTGGCCGCCGTCAAAACCCTAGCCCACCTATTCGTTCTACCGATTACCGAAGGCGGCGGCTCAAATATCAAAACCGCCGAGGCGCTTTACTCTGGCTCTCACGTTTTAGGTACGCCAGTGAGCTTTCGCGGCTTTGACAACTTCGTCTCCCTTGCCGGTGTGCACCAGCACGCCCAGCCGGCAGCGTTTCGCCAAGCCGTCACCACGCTGCTACAAACCCCTTCACCCGCCACTACCCCGGCCACACAAGCCCTGCGTCAAACCCTGCTCTGGTCTAACACCCTAGCCTGCGTTGAAGACACAGCCCGTGCGCAACCTTGA
- a CDS encoding class I SAM-dependent methyltransferase: MKFWPPSELIATLKRAAALPRLLKTQMQAVQVSMTALEQKHQQLELKNEKLTASHSQLTGQQQQLQKNHDASVAWMQQMYPEIVSAIGKKLEQEHFDKLTQDVFAAVYSEVGAFSDRLDRLQHTAGQANPAELANSTPANATAEDSRSAGFYLELERRFRGTADEISARAQPYLSLLQTDPALFTPVLDIGSGRGEWLALLARENISASGVDLNPINGHFCRSRGLEVRTGDAIAYLASLAPASLGTVTAFHLVEHLPFATLLALTDEILRVLKPGGLLIYETPNPENILVATQYFWIDPTHIKPLPPDLLHFLVMQRGFTNAEIRRLHPGELSPTPDATLQALLSGPRDYAVIAVKPQLAQAANLPVD; encoded by the coding sequence ATGAAATTTTGGCCACCCAGTGAACTTATAGCAACGCTTAAGCGTGCAGCAGCCTTGCCGCGTCTGCTCAAAACCCAGATGCAAGCAGTTCAAGTGAGCATGACGGCTTTGGAGCAGAAGCATCAGCAGCTTGAACTCAAAAACGAAAAACTCACAGCGAGTCATTCGCAACTGACAGGCCAGCAGCAACAACTCCAGAAAAACCACGACGCCAGCGTCGCCTGGATGCAGCAGATGTATCCAGAAATCGTCAGCGCAATTGGTAAAAAGCTAGAGCAAGAGCACTTCGACAAACTCACGCAAGACGTCTTCGCTGCTGTCTACAGCGAAGTCGGCGCATTCAGCGACCGCCTCGACAGACTGCAACACACAGCAGGCCAAGCAAATCCAGCAGAGCTGGCAAACAGCACGCCTGCAAACGCCACCGCAGAAGACAGTCGCAGCGCAGGCTTTTACTTAGAGCTAGAGCGTCGCTTTCGCGGCACGGCCGACGAAATCAGCGCCCGTGCCCAGCCCTACCTCAGCCTGCTGCAAACCGACCCGGCCCTGTTCACCCCGGTACTCGACATCGGCAGCGGCCGCGGCGAATGGCTAGCCTTACTCGCCCGCGAAAACATAAGCGCCAGCGGCGTAGACCTCAACCCCATCAACGGCCACTTTTGCCGCTCACGCGGTTTAGAAGTACGCACCGGCGACGCTATCGCGTATTTGGCCAGCCTAGCGCCGGCCAGCCTAGGCACGGTTACAGCTTTTCACTTGGTCGAGCATCTCCCGTTCGCCACCTTACTCGCGCTTACCGACGAAATACTGCGGGTACTCAAACCCGGCGGACTGCTGATTTACGAGACCCCAAACCCTGAAAACATACTGGTGGCAACCCAGTACTTCTGGATAGACCCCACCCACATCAAACCCCTGCCACCAGATTTGCTGCATTTTCTGGTGATGCAAAGGGGTTTTACCAACGCAGAGATACGCCGACTGCATCCCGGCGAGCTCTCGCCCACCCCGGACGCCACACTCCAAGCCCTGCTATCCGGGCCGCGCGACTACGCCGTGATCGCCGTCAAACCGCAATTGGCCCAAGCTGCAAATTTGCCTGTCGATTAG